The following coding sequences are from one Triticum aestivum cultivar Chinese Spring chromosome 5A, IWGSC CS RefSeq v2.1, whole genome shotgun sequence window:
- the LOC123101892 gene encoding uncharacterized protein — MIFKLDFRKAFDSICWSSLIQILQVPGFNANVAYAKSESNSASSPPSLTPLINIVFGGLGERSGVGFGSRGCGREKQNIDAGGKGLPETPNVLLDRAWTCAREARRRRDPATTGSQRQIRRYRNQSCSHRWFLSEQVPPLGSGYHELPRVGSVCPGADPAPCAPFSRSKQATDAAAARGSELCLEVPLGQTTTSSSTTISRPPLPGFICSSAPSWRLASVPLSSSPVTSHTDINRDCTLLHSDAWRLASSPTPYCTAARTNQPRRR; from the exons ATGATCTTCAAGCTTGATTTCAGGAAAGCTTTTGACTCCATATGCTGGTCCTCCCTCATACAAATCTTACAA GTTCCTGGATTCAATGCAAATGTGGCCTACGCCAAG TCAGAGTCGAACTCTGCATCCTCTCCGCCTTCCCTAACCCCTCTCATAAATATCGTCTTCGGTGGCTTGGGGGAGAGGAGCGGAGTGGGGTTTGGATCCCGTGGATGCGGACGAGAGAAGCAAAACATTGATGCCGGCGGCAAGGGCCTTCCCGAGACTCCGAACGTGCTGCTTGACAGAGCCTGGACATGTGCAAGGGAGGCTCGCCGCCGTCGGGATCCGGCCACCACGGGCTCCCAGCGTCAGATCCGTAGGTACCGGAACCAATCTTGCAGCCACCGTTGGTTTCTCTCGGAGCAAGTGCCGCCATTGGGATCCGGCTACCACGAGCTCCCCAGGGTTGGATCCGTCTGTCCTGGAGCCGACCCTGCGCCCTGTGCTCCTTTTTCTCGGAGCAAGCAAGCGACTGACGCAGCAGCGGCACGAGGGAGCGAGCTCTGCCTTGAGGTGCCACTGGGGCAGACAACCACGAGCTCCTCCACCACCATCTCCCGGCCTCCCCTACCCGGGTTCATCTGCTCATCTGCACCGTCATGGCGGCTAGCATCAGTACCTCTATCCTCCTCACCAGTTACGTCACACACCGATATCAATAGGGACTGTACCTTGCTTCATTCCGACGCGTGGAGGCTGGCCTCCTCGCCCACCCCGTACTGCACTGCTGCAAG GACAAACCAACCCAGGCGGAGGTAA